CATTAAACACTAGTCTGGTTTATTTATGGGCTCTGTTGCGAGTTTAAAGTTTAACTGAAATCAGCATAATTTAGTAAACTATGGTCCCAATTTTGAGTTAAACTGTGTAAACAGTTTACGTTTTGGAGCTGACCAACCTTGGGATTAACCTGTATCTCCATAATATTCTATTGTGTGAGGATTGGGGACAAAATTTGCTAAACTACGTTTTCCAATTGGATTTTGGAGTTCTCTGTGGATTTTGTTACAGAGAGGAGTGATGAAGACAAGAAGAAACAGCGCACCATGTATCCCAGCGGGCAGGAGTGGATGTTAGCGTGATGAATGCAGCAGTTCTCTCCATTTGCATCTTTCCAGTTGGCCGGACATTCGTGATGTTCACAGAACCTCCGAGCTGATTCAGCATCTACTATGTCACTGAACACACAGACAAGGCAGACTAGTTTATCTAGTTTATTTTGTCCAGTCTAAAATTATTCTGCTTTATACCCAGTTTAAGCAGTTTACCTTTGAGTGAAGACACGGTTTTGGATGGCCCAGTGGTAGAAAGAGTCCTGGGCGGTCACCGAGTATATGACACTGAATACCTCACCACTCTTTATCAACTCTGGAGGACGAAGAACCCAAGCCATCTCCAGACCTGGACAAGAGCCACGGGGTAatagacagacacagagatttTAGACTGCAATTCAACTTCAAGATCTGTGGTTAATGATTGTATTCTGTTTTTAGACTTTACAGTCACACGTCAACTGCTGTCTGTTTTCTCACCTCCACAGTCGATCATGTTGTACTCGTTGGGCCTGTCCAGAGGCCAGCAGTCGTACTCGCTGTTGTCCAAATCATGCCAGCAAAACACCAGACCAACACCACAAGCAGACATCTGGAAACAACATGACATGCGTGAGTGATCAATGACCAAAAATACAcccaaaataaaggaaaaagcaTCCAGAGAATCCTCCGAGCTGCTCACCTGGTTAAAAAATATGGACCTGAGCTTGTTGCCTTGAATTtaaataagaatataaaacttTAAGCCTGTAAAAAAGGTGTTTCATATATGATGTCTTACCCAGAACAGAAACCAAAGTCTTTGTTGTTTCTTCATACTGTTGCTGTTGAAGGACGGATAGGTGGACAGGATGGAGACAGGTAGAAAGACTGACTGAGGGTCTCGGACATCTGCAGCTTCTGAGCTGCTCGCTCGCTGTGGAGTCAGAGCTGATGGAGCGGTGGGAGGCAGAGCGAGGCAGGAgacaccagagagagagagaaagagagattgGATTCAGTATTTCTCCCGTGCGCTGTCAAAGCTGAACGCAGTGTTTTACATAGAGATGGCTATACTTCACTGCCCTCTGGTGGTGGCTGCTGTTACTGCACTGATCTTTAAACATTTTCTATTAACTCAGTTGAGTTTTTCCCTCTCTACATTTTTAATTCTCTACCGATCAAGGCTTTAATAAATTAAGAAAATATTGGATTGTTACTCACTATGCAAACCCAGTTTTCTATGTGTGGTCTTTTGGAGTCTTttagatggtttttttttttttttttttttttttttttttaatttagatttttaaaagacaaaatctGCTCCAAACTTCTTGCAGGCTTTTCTTAAAGAGTCAATATGCACTGACTTCACTTGCTTTATTTACTTTGTAATGATggattaaagcaaaaaaacaaaacaaaacaaaaaacttgtcAGTTACAGTTTAACCCTGTAAGCCAGCGGTGTCAAACATTCAGCCCACAGGAAGTAACCTAAAAATCACAAGCCAAATATACAGGTTCGGAATGTCATATCTGTGCTTTTGAACTGTTGAGATATTGTGACGGACACACTGCAGGGAGCTGTGCTGATGGCTCTCTTTGGGTTGTTTCCGATAATGAATGTGGAAAAAGTCAGACATATTGTTgactttgcatttatttttagattgtaGGAAATATTTAGAGATGCTTTTCACAAACCAACCAAGATGTTTGCATAAAGGTTATGTTACTCTCAAAAAATCATGCTACATTCCTTTCCTTATTTAATTACTCAATAGTTTTCCCACTCTTGTAGTTTTGAGCAATACAAATTAAAGTGTCCGTATGTCCACTTCAAAGAGGTTACAGACCTCTGTGTCCTACTTGTACACAAGCTGAAATCTGCTGATTGTAGCACTaaatagcttttttttctttctatctgcTCATCGTACAGACAACTGAGGAAACTTTGTAACACACATAACGGCATATTTGTAGCTAATGTAATTACTgatgttaacacacacacacacacgaacacacacataaaacttGCTGTAGCTCTGGTATTTTAGGTTCTTATGTAACTCACAGATTTTTACAAAGACTGTAATctccaaaagaaaacaacaaaccagCCAGCTCCTGACGGCTGTGCCAGCTAAATGTAAACATGAACCACATCCTTAATTATCACTAATGAGGTCATTTAACTTCAAACATAACTATTATAAAATTGCCGTATTTTCATTGAGCTAtccctttgtttttatttatcaatGAATACATATATGAGGGTCATAAACTGCAAACTATATATTCTTATCACACAGTGTCAACCGTATTTCTGTAACTGTATGTTGTAGCCTCAATATTAACTGTTAAAAATCCGAATTTGAATATTATTATATGTGACACAATtcaactgaaaatattttatttattccataTTTGCTAAATTATTTTTACAGCAGTTAAAATGTTGATGACAAAATaacactgttattattattgttcttgttGTTATTACTAGTACTACCGTCAATAATAATAGTAGTAGCGAAAGCAGTGAGAAAAAAAGTATCagtaattatttattaacaTTGTAACTTTGGTCGCGCCTGACTACCTAAGAACATGACGTCACAGGGAACAGCTTCATCAAGTGAAAGGCTCTGATTGGTGCAAGATGTTCATGAAAACGGACGTGAATGATTAACCCCACGCGCCTACGGTCCATCTGTGTTTATGCACCAACAGAGCTCGCGCGCGTGGGGGGTTAAAGAAACAAATCCGTCTTCGTGTTAACCACTCTAAACTTCCTGCTCGCGCGCTGTCTGAATGTCTGTCGGGTTGTTCCGCGGCACGCGACTCCACACAGTCCAATTCAAGCGCGCGAGGACACGCTCCCAGCTCTCTTTCTCTTGCGCGTGGCTCGCGCGCAGGGCAGTGAGAAGCGCAATGATTTAGcagcttttatttcatttttctcacATTTAGCATCGCAGCGGTGTGATGCTACGTGTCGTTTTTgatctgtttttatgttttactcaCTGACGAGGATTCAGCGGCTTTTTGCACTTTTGATGAGCCGTTTTCTTAACCAACTGCATGTTTGCAGTTTTGAATGTCTCGTTTTTTGTATTTTACGCACTGTGTAAGTTTGCACAGGTACCGGTTCCCTGCCGAAGTCCGAGATATTTGGAGCGAGCTGCTTAACTAACCCGGGCCGTGCTAGTGTTAGTGTCCCGGGTTAAAACCGCAGGATGTTGACCATAGTTCTCCTGTCTTGCTTCTGTTTGTGGACATGGGGCGAGCGCTTGGACCACGACAGGTCaggaatttgtttttctttttatctggtTAAGCTTTTTTAAGGTAATTTCtttgaaaacatgttttaaaaacaaatgtaaacagaCGATTCTAAATAATCTTGCTCACAATGATACATTTCAGTTGCCTGGTGCTTTTCAGTGGCAGCAACAGTAACGCACACCTGTGCAAAACACGAGCGTCTCCTTCCTAACAGCTCTGCATGGTCTTGTTTCTAATTAAATGTTGTGGCTCAGAAGCAGTGCTGAAGAAAAGGCAAATAAGTCAAACACTTTAAAGTCTGTGTAattaaagaacattttaactAAAAGACAGCAACTAAAACCGTGAATTCATTTCTAAGGGGAGAGACCTGAgaagaaaggaagaagaaaaaccaGGGTTAAAAAATAACTAGCAAGGAATGATGATGGGAACACTGAGGAGGACATGATGAAGAGGGGAAAGTATGTGGAGggagtggaaaaaaagcacgCACAGCACCCTCCCCTCCTCTCTGGCTGATATATTTCATGTTCAGACAGGCACCAGGAAACAGGAGATgtcagtaacacacacacacacacacacacactctccagcCGGTCTCAACTAGTACAGGCGACATAAAAAAGTCGTGGAGCCACagagtgtttttttaaagcctcaAGTCATATTTCTCCCTCAGattgtttctgtcttttcttgTTGTCCTAACAGTTGATTGGATTTTTGTTCATCCACAAGGTCACATGACCCCGTGCAGGCAGCAACACCCCCCCCCACAACGCCCCAAACCTAACGACATGATATGATCCTCAAACATGCTGTGTGTTCATGTATGTTTGCAGCTGGGCAGACCAGGCCACGCTGTCCCGTGGACTCTGTCGCTATGGAAACAGCGTGGAGTGCTGCTGGGGCTGGAAACAGTTGGACTGGGGGCGATGTGAACGTAAGGACACACATTTATACTTCCTTTCAGTGAAGTCAGTGTAAAATCCTCCCTAACCAACTGATCAGCTAGTTGACTTTCCTTTAAACCTACTTAATGTGACTGCTGACAGCTGTTAAagacacagactgtatatagaAGACTGCAGTAGACACGGTGATGTgacgagcaaaaccagcatGTTGGTTAGGGAAATTTTACATTTGTTTCTATGGGGGATCACAGTCAGACTGGTGATGGAAACCAGTCGACAAATAAACTGGACTATGTTGACTGATGGTTCTTTGTTAAACCAGCAGCTGCTTGGAAGGAAGGAAATCAGCGttaagtgtgtttttgtgaatcTGTTCAGGGTTTAAACACTGAAGGAACAGCTGCAGAGACCGGAGTGTGTTATTTCATTTAGGACTGAAAACTGATCTGCAGCCAGTCAGCCTGACATATGTTTGTACATGATTCAGTGTATGTTAAcaccctctgtgtgtgtgtgcagctcaCTGCCAGCAGGGCTGTAAACATGGAGAGTGTGTGAGACCAGACCAGTGCAAATGTCACCCAGGATACACGGGAAAGGCATGCAACCAAGGTATGTCTTTTTACTCAGCACAGAGTACACCAGGCTCAGACGCACCCATTCAAACTGCACCAACTTCTCTATTTTTATGCATTTGTAATTACATGGAGGGGTTACATGTAGATATGAGTGATGCACAGATGCTGTGTTGCTGTTAATAAGGAatatcacatttttttaaacttttttttttctttaactggcCATGCCATACCAAGGCAGAGATAGATACTGTGGTGCTTTGGATCATGGCCTGTTTCTCTCCTCCATCATTCTGATAAAAATGTCTCATCTTACCTTCTTGTTTTTGAATTTAACCAGTGTTTTGCACCTTGTTGTGAACCCTTTGCCTTTAGtcattcattcatgtttgtTTGGTGGTTGCCTTCCAAGGAGTTGATGTCAGTCATCTGGGTAAAAATGGCTGTGATTCCTGAGCACTTTTGTTAAACCCATTTGAATTAAAGCCGGGAGTCTGTACTTCAGTCACATCTTGCTAGTGTGATTTTTGCTAGTGTGTGGTAGTGTACAGAAGAAGAAAGTATAAAAGCTGTGTCTTTGTCCAACAAATTGGACCTAACTGTATGTTAATATTCATGCATGTTAAAACTTAGACTGTGGATCTGCTTCTAAATTAACCTCAGTGCATGAGCAGTGCAGCAGTGAACCTCACAGGTGTGTTTCTAAATTAAGATAAAACTGCCTTTTAATAACCTGACAGAATAGGAGATTGCTCATAAAGTTAGCTCACAAAGTGAGAACTCTTCAGCACATCTGCAGGGAGCTGGTCCAGATGTGGACTCCTGGTTTAACAGAGATCAGATTGCCCATCATGCCTCTGAGGAACAAAACAGATGCATTcctgtcatgtttgtttgaCCTGCAAGGGCGTGTTTTACCTGAAGacccccaaaacacacaaacacactctaaCTACTGTTTCTAATCTGAGGCCTactccacccacacacacagtgttaatGTCCTGATTAGAGGCTTCATTATGACTCATATCCTGACCATAAAACAGCATCTGGAGACCCCCCCAGAGACACTCTGTCATACAGCGTGTGTGTTTGGACTTCAGTCTTTGAGAGGACACTCACTGAGAGACCTCAAAAAGCCCTTTGAAGCCACGACGACCGTCCTGCTTATGATGGCTTCAGTGAGTTTATCTACACTCAGATGTTTTTCCAACACTTCAGAGCACACCACTCTGTCTTCCTTTTATTTAGATAACTTAACCCTTTAACACACAAAATTgcaaattacaaaataattctCTTCTTTCAGGAACCATTTCAGTTTTCTCTCCAGCCCAAAATGTGAAATGCACATGGCAAAATCTATTTGGAGCTGATTTTCCTCTGTGCTGCCACGATAAATCAGCTGTCAGCATAAAGCTCGTCTTCTCTCCTTTCCAAAGATGATTCAAGTTTGTCTGTAGCACAAATGGAAATTTAAAGAGCACTTGTAAAATGGCCCTGCTACTGGGCCTGTGGTAATAAAGGGTTAAACCAGGTGTTTACCTGAGGAGTGGGTGATTTGTTCCACCTGGAATGCACTTTTTGTCTCAGAGCAAGAGGTgttttcacaaacacacacttattTAAAACGCTCAGGGCTTAAGGTTGAAGGTTAATCCCGCAGGCTGACAAGATGAGTGAAAACAGGGAGGAGTTTTATGTTTAATAccccctctgtgtgtgtgagtttcagATCTGAACGAGTGTGGCGTGAAGCCTCGGCCCTGCAAACACCGCTGCATGAACACGCCAGGCAGCTACAAGTGTTACTGTGTGGACGGGTACGCGCTGCAGCCAGACGGCAGCTGCAGGAGTGAGTTACTCATCGACCGTTCAATTCCCTTTCACAGACGTATTTATGCACGTGTTCAGTGTGAGCTATAAGCTAAAACACAGTGCAGTCACCAGCTTTATGAGGTctacttgtttttcttgtgcAGAGTGTTTTATGAGTTGTCTCTTAATAAAGACAAACGTTATAATCCTTTTTGTcctgtttatttttctctgtgagtcatactttgatttttttcgGTGTCTGTACACTTGCAGATGCCCAAACCTGTTACCATGCCAACTGTCAGTATGGCTGTGAGATGATCAAAGGGGCAGTGCGATGCACCTGTCCATCGCCAGGGTTACGCCTGGGTCCAGACAGACGCACCTGCATCGGTAAGTTAGCttgcttttttaaattcctGGATGAAAAAGTGCAGGATCATCTTTCGTCCTccacctttttctttctgtttagaCATCGACGAGTGTCTCTTGGGCGGAGGCGTGTGTCCTCGTCACAGAAAGTGTGTGAACACTTTTGGGAGCTTCATCTGTAAATGTCACCTGGGCTTCAGACTCGTGTACATCAACGGGCGGTACACCTGTATTGGTGAGGCTAAAACCCTGGagattaaagtaaaataaaataaaatatgattttacagagCTTTCATTTCTTCTTATACATAAATATGTCTTAACTATTCACAAAACTCCCTTCTAAGTCACTGTAGCTgtacatagactgtatataaaagatgaataaagcCACTGTGAAGTCAGAAGCctcctctttatcattttagCCACTGCCCTgctgttttaattaattaattaattaattaattttttgggGGGAACTGACCATATTTGGACAAGAAGGTGAAGTTTTAACTTATCAGTCAATGCTAGCGTATGTGGTTTGCAAGCAGCATCACAAGACTGTATGGGTGCATCACACCTATCTAACTATCTAACCCATAGTTAGATAGGTTGACTACAATTAACTTCACAGCAGCTGTATTAGCGTTCAGACAATTACATGTAAAATGTTCCGATATGCTAACAGCATAATATCACAAACATGCCACAGGTCCAGTTCAGGGGCTCTAGTTACCTGAGGTGGAGCCTAGGACAGCTAACAGCTACATCTGCCTGTTTCGAATGATCTATAAAGACCaaaatggtttttgttttttgtagcaggctgtaaacatgtttagtCTGCTGTGAAGTTTGGACAGTTTAACATCTgagtctgtggggactgactGAGTTTGGGGGGCCCtcaagtggacattagaggGACTGCAGTCTATCAATTCCATGCTGGCTTTATTTTTTAGTTCTGGAGGTTGCTGCTTGTTTTAATGGAATATTTTATCTGCTGTTTTAGCCATAAAAATATGCTTTGTTAGCTGAATACATTTTTTCAGACTGATTTCTGGTGTTGTAAATAACTTATTCTTCAGATTTAATCAGAATGAAGTTTAATTTGttagaaattaaaagaaaaaaggaaaagaaggcGCTTCTTCATCgtttctctctttgttaccaGATAAGGACACTCGTCCGTTCTGCTCTCTGAATCCATCGTCTCCAAAGTGCAGGTGTAAAGACGGCAGCTGCAAAGGTAAAAACAGCTCTTTGTCATAAACACCTGTCCGTCTCTTAAAAGGTTAGGTTAGGGTTTATTCTTTAGACTTTTCTTGTTGtttcaaataaaaagagaaatctGTCGAGTACATCTGAAGTTGTATGCTGCATTTCACACAATCATATAATCAGCAcggtaaaataaaatgatggaAAAAAGTTTAGATCTGTTGATTCAGTAGTTTCTTAGACCTTCCTTCAGTCTCTGTCTTCTGACTCTTTTATTGCTACTCAGGACAGATGAGAGGCAGGTGTTGGTGAACTGCAGGCACCAGTCAGACACATTTCAGTGATAAAATCTGCTTCAAAGTCTGAGCTGAACTTCAGCTTCGCTTCTGTAAATTTCCccaccaaaaacacaaaacttttaaaaaggtGTTGAGCATATAATTAGCTCCACTTTGGGCTGAAACAACATAATGAACACTGGCTTTGTCATAtcttcacacactgcttctggtttggatttaaataaataatgacacagtgCAATATGTCATGGGAATTTTTTCCTTTGAGGTTGGATTTCATAATCTTTTACAGTATTATGTTttaattagtgctgtcaaaacTAACGCGTTAACGCAAATTAATCCGCCATCACGGTCAAcgcgattaaaatttttaacgtAATTAACGCATCTGGAGcacagaatgactcaaaatccctgaaatgtttcaGTCAACACATTTCGCgcagtttgtccaagtagagTTACCTTTGCACATTCGCAAATAGGCAGTTGATCTGGTAATAACGGGCAGTTGAACCAATCAACTCAATATGGAAGATGATAAACGCACATTTCTCAatgggaaatttgagtattaaaaaataacaagatgGAACAGTTGACTGACATAAAGCATTATGCACATTGTGCaagaaggaattttcttttcaccgAAGCACTTGcagcttaaaatatcacattgacGCGAAGCATACATTAGTCTGGGATGCTGCTAGGACTTTGGCTAATGCGTCACCCAGCTTGCGACAAACCACTCATGGAGCATCGGGGACTCAGTAAGTTTACCTCGGACATATTGACTGACACAATTGCCAAGTggattgcaacaaactgcagacctATTAATATCAATGAGAACATGCTCTTTACATAGCTTTGGTTCCTCGTCTCAAGGACTTGAAGTGTCTCcccaagagtgacagagagagagagtggataaatgtttacagagttttttgttaacatgaacGTTCAAGctgttcaataaacatgttaagtgcGTTTATCTTCCCTTTTTCTTgagtctgtttgctcatgcaaaatgaaatgcgattaatatagaataaaaatgaatgatatttaatTGTGGCtaatcaaaattaatccacaGTAACCCTGTGATGAATCTGATTCAATATTTTAGTTGTTTGACAAcagtaatatatattatatattagtgtATACTTACCTATAGGTTTTTCTCTGAGGCAGCAGTAAAGTtcactttctttgttttactCACAGCCATCCCCAAAGTGACGGTAGAACCGCAGAGACCAAGAACTACAACTCCCATGACCTCCACCATCATCACTACCGCTACATCTCCTCCGACCACCACAACAAGCCGGCCCACCACTACTCCCATCCCAACAACCCCCCTGTCTACATCCACTGATGTTATGACCACCACTCCAACACCTACAACTGATACCACTGCTACACCAGTTACTGCCACTACTGTGACAACAACACTggctgctactactactactactactacaactgAAATGGATACAACAACTCCCACAACGCCTCCTCCGTCCACCACTTCTGCTATTACTACTCCTAGTACAACAAAATATGTTACTACCATCACTGCAAGTTCAACTTCACCCACCACTCTGCTAACTACAACCCAGACGAcaccttcttctcctcctcctccaacaacaacaatcactACAGTGTTGCCGACCACCTCGCTGCAAACCACCACGGTGAACAACAAGATCAACAAAGACGTGACACAAAAGCAGCGAGGAGACGTGCACAgtaaggacacacaaacacagcacacatcCACGGACCTGCTGAGTATGAGCTCGCCCAATCACACTGTTGCTAGCTTAATTAATTGGGAAGAAGTCGCTCTTGTTGCTGTGTGTTTCATTATGGCCAGGT
The sequence above is a segment of the Oreochromis aureus strain Israel breed Guangdong linkage group 3, ZZ_aureus, whole genome shotgun sequence genome. Coding sequences within it:
- the LOC116335909 gene encoding nephronectin-like codes for the protein MLTIVLLSCFCLWTWGERLDHDSWADQATLSRGLCRYGNSVECCWGWKQLDWGRCEPHCQQGCKHGECVRPDQCKCHPGYTGKACNQDLNECGVKPRPCKHRCMNTPGSYKCYCVDGYALQPDGSCRNAQTCYHANCQYGCEMIKGAVRCTCPSPGLRLGPDRRTCIDIDECLLGGGVCPRHRKCVNTFGSFICKCHLGFRLVYINGRYTCIDKDTRPFCSLNPSSPKCRCKDGSCKAIPKVTVEPQRPRTTTPMTSTIITTATSPPTTTTSRPTTTPIPTTPLSTSTDVMTTTPTPTTDTTATPVTATTVTTTLAATTTTTTTTEMDTTTPTTPPPSTTSAITTPSTTKYVTTITASSTSPTTLLTTTQTTPSSPPPPTTTITTVLPTTSLQTTTVNNKINKDVTQKQRGDVHIPRHPGHNHVWEFDIELGNIAEDARDDPEVGELCCSFSHRLCDWMSDSEGDLHWETVHSPAGGWYLSVPELKAGQTSIRGARLAIQVVPSWSHGDLCLSFSHWLTGHHVGVLQLFVRKKGRDQRYGPALWSRTGGHGWRHTHVNLTTQSLDRLLLKAERRIGRRGQIAVDDVTLRRGPCR